One Thermus sp. CCB_US3_UF1 DNA window includes the following coding sequences:
- a CDS encoding MFS transporter codes for MNGVLASPAYRFVVASFLWSFGGNLVYFFLNFHLEALGYSRQAIGYAQALLLFTGVVFALPLAYLIPRLGYLKSLYGAFALAVGSGLLLGLGLWVFPSLAAYGLAGALLQGASAPLMARLVPPERRVALFSLQAALTTASGFFSTLLAGFLSDALGARWVLLFALPFFLLALPLVLGLPEGEGKAPRLQGRFALWLRLLLPQVVIGLGAGLVIPFLNLYLKEKFGLSYGNTGLVFALSSLATGGAMLLQPLLVRRVGKLGAIVLVQVLSLPFLALLAWAPWLPVVTFALLVRGALMNAAGPVYAALVMDYLPEAERPGFFLVEGGLWSLLFALGSALSGRVQEALGLAAFHYLFGATLALYALGIALWPWAFGRLRAAYGEHPS; via the coding sequence GTGAACGGCGTCCTCGCTTCGCCCGCTTACCGCTTCGTCGTGGCCAGTTTCCTCTGGTCCTTCGGGGGAAACCTGGTCTACTTCTTCCTGAACTTCCACCTCGAGGCCCTGGGCTACTCCCGCCAGGCTATCGGCTACGCCCAGGCCCTCCTCCTCTTCACTGGGGTGGTCTTCGCCTTGCCCTTGGCCTACCTCATCCCCCGCCTGGGCTACCTGAAAAGCCTTTACGGGGCCTTCGCCCTGGCGGTGGGAAGCGGCCTCCTCCTGGGCCTGGGCCTTTGGGTCTTCCCCTCCCTGGCCGCCTATGGCCTGGCGGGGGCCCTCCTCCAGGGGGCCTCGGCCCCCCTCATGGCCCGGCTGGTCCCTCCCGAAAGGCGGGTGGCCCTTTTTAGCCTCCAGGCGGCCCTGACCACCGCCAGCGGCTTCTTCTCCACCCTCTTGGCCGGCTTCCTTTCCGACGCCCTGGGGGCCCGCTGGGTCCTCCTCTTCGCCCTGCCCTTCTTCCTCCTGGCCCTGCCCTTGGTGCTGGGCCTGCCCGAGGGGGAGGGGAAGGCCCCACGCCTCCAGGGGCGCTTCGCCCTCTGGCTCAGGCTCCTCCTGCCCCAGGTGGTCATCGGCCTGGGGGCGGGGCTGGTCATCCCCTTTTTGAACCTCTACCTCAAGGAGAAGTTCGGCCTCAGCTACGGGAACACGGGGCTGGTTTTCGCCCTTTCCTCCTTGGCCACGGGGGGGGCCATGCTCCTCCAGCCCCTTTTGGTGAGGAGGGTGGGGAAGCTGGGGGCCATCGTCCTTGTCCAGGTCCTCTCCCTCCCCTTCCTGGCCCTTCTGGCCTGGGCCCCTTGGCTTCCCGTGGTCACCTTCGCCCTCCTGGTGCGGGGGGCCTTGATGAACGCCGCCGGGCCGGTCTACGCCGCCTTGGTCATGGACTACCTGCCCGAGGCGGAACGCCCGGGGTTTTTCCTGGTGGAGGGGGGGCTTTGGAGCCTGCTCTTTGCCCTGGGCAGCGCCCTTTCCGGCAGGGTGCAGGAGGCCTTGGGCCTTGCGGCCTTCCACTACCTCTTCGGGGCCACCCTGGCCCTTTACGCCTTGGGGATTGCCCTCTGGCCCTGGGCCTTTGGCCGCCTGCGGGCCGCCTACGGGGAGCACCCTTCCTGA
- a CDS encoding S8 family serine peptidase, with protein MVALALAFSACTQQAPGGASLQVQGASGKARYLVVFKSETLPANAPAWAEGAGARVLRALEPIGTLVVLADPGTASRLAKHPEVLAVGREGRYTLPKTERLLEATDTLGTPTAADTLYRYQWHLRRVGAPRVWARVPLKVQARATVAVLDTGVMDNHPDLQGQVVDFVATNYCRETGGPQATPSYPKYALWIDFDRLDPANPCTPAPNVMYEGHGTHVAGIVAAAFGGGRVVGVAPGVRIAAYKVFDRIHFTDQEGEYDDVGAFDGPIFAAILDAARKGYPVINMSLGGTLDTRNREDVAAKVAWDRVLKYANRMGTLVVASAGNSAQNANGYLVHIPSDLPTVVSVSATGTATPLWQYPYPTPETLEAVPGQDILAFYSNYGAAVDLAAPGGDCGLDPRGQSWCYRPSGERPPGWRYHLILSTVIVDEETPGYAWYGGTSMASPHVAAVAALVKALYPRWTPGEVRAHLKASAEAAGSRQLFGHGLLDADRATR; from the coding sequence TTGGTCGCGCTGGCCCTGGCCTTTTCGGCCTGCACCCAGCAAGCCCCAGGTGGGGCCAGCCTGCAGGTCCAGGGCGCTTCGGGGAAAGCCCGGTACCTGGTGGTGTTCAAGTCGGAAACCCTGCCGGCCAACGCCCCGGCCTGGGCGGAAGGAGCGGGAGCCCGGGTGCTGAGGGCCTTGGAACCCATCGGCACCCTGGTGGTCCTGGCCGACCCCGGCACGGCCAGCCGCCTGGCCAAGCACCCCGAGGTGCTGGCGGTGGGCCGGGAAGGCCGCTACACCCTCCCCAAGACCGAGCGCCTTCTGGAGGCCACGGACACCTTGGGCACCCCCACGGCCGCGGATACCCTTTACCGCTACCAGTGGCACCTGAGGCGGGTTGGAGCCCCCAGGGTGTGGGCGCGGGTGCCCCTAAAGGTCCAGGCCAGGGCCACGGTGGCCGTCCTGGACACCGGGGTCATGGACAACCACCCCGACCTCCAAGGCCAGGTGGTGGACTTCGTGGCCACCAACTACTGCCGGGAAACGGGGGGGCCCCAGGCCACCCCCAGCTACCCCAAGTACGCCCTTTGGATTGACTTTGACCGCCTGGACCCGGCCAACCCCTGTACCCCTGCCCCCAACGTGATGTACGAAGGCCACGGAACCCACGTGGCCGGGATCGTGGCCGCGGCCTTTGGGGGCGGCCGGGTGGTAGGGGTAGCCCCCGGGGTGCGGATCGCCGCCTATAAGGTGTTTGACCGCATCCACTTCACGGACCAGGAAGGGGAGTACGACGACGTGGGCGCCTTTGACGGCCCCATCTTCGCTGCCATCCTGGACGCCGCCCGCAAGGGGTACCCGGTCATCAACATGAGCCTGGGGGGCACCCTGGACACCCGCAACCGGGAGGACGTGGCGGCCAAGGTGGCCTGGGACCGGGTGCTGAAGTACGCCAACCGCATGGGCACCCTGGTGGTGGCCTCCGCAGGCAACAGCGCCCAAAACGCCAACGGCTACCTGGTCCACATCCCTTCCGACCTGCCCACGGTGGTCTCCGTATCCGCCACGGGCACGGCCACCCCCCTCTGGCAGTACCCCTACCCCACCCCCGAGACCCTCGAGGCCGTGCCAGGCCAAGATATCCTGGCCTTTTATTCCAACTATGGGGCCGCCGTGGACCTGGCGGCTCCCGGGGGGGATTGTGGCCTGGACCCACGGGGCCAAAGCTGGTGCTACCGGCCCTCCGGGGAACGCCCCCCGGGCTGGCGCTACCACCTGATCCTCTCTACCGTGATCGTGGACGAGGAAACCCCCGGCTACGCTTGGTACGGGGGCACCTCCATGGCCAGCCCCCACGTGGCCGCCGTGGCCGCCCTGGTCAAGGCCCTCTATCCCCGCTGGACCCCGGGGGAGGTGCGGGCCCACCTGAAGGCCAGCGCCGAGGCCGCAGGAAGCCGTCAGCTCTTCGGCCACGGCCTGCTGGACGCCGACCGCGCCACGCGCTAG
- the proS gene encoding proline--tRNA ligase encodes MAKEKGLTPQSQDFSEWYLEVIQKAELADYGPVRGTIVVRPYGYALWENIQQVLDRMFKETGHQNAYFPLFIPMGFLKKEAEHVEGFSPELAVVTHAGGEELEEPLAVRPTSETVIGYMWSKWIKSWRDLPQLLNQWGNVVRWELRTRPFLRTSEFLWQEGHTAHATREEAEAEVRRMLGIYARLAREYAAIPVLEGLKTEKEKFAGAVYTTTIEAMMRDGKALQSGTSHYLGENFARAFDIKFQDKDLEVKYVHTTSWGLSWRFIGAIIMTHGDDQGLILPPRLAPIQVVVVPIYREESREGVLEAAQELGRRLLQAGLRVHLDDRDQYTPGYKFHEWELKGVPYRVELGPKDLEAGEAVLASRLGGKERVSLEALPHILPGKLDAFHEALYGRALAFLEAHTRKVEDYGAFKEAVQEGFALAFHCGDKACERLIQEETTATTRCVPFAGEPEEGVCVRCGRPAAYGKRVVFAKAY; translated from the coding sequence ATGGCGAAGGAGAAGGGCCTAACCCCCCAGAGCCAAGACTTCAGCGAGTGGTACCTCGAGGTCATCCAAAAGGCGGAGTTGGCCGACTATGGGCCGGTGCGGGGGACCATCGTGGTCCGCCCCTACGGATACGCCCTCTGGGAGAACATCCAGCAGGTCCTGGACCGCATGTTCAAGGAAACGGGCCACCAGAACGCCTACTTCCCCCTTTTTATCCCCATGGGCTTCCTGAAGAAGGAGGCGGAGCACGTGGAGGGCTTCTCCCCCGAGCTGGCCGTGGTGACCCACGCGGGGGGGGAGGAGCTGGAAGAACCCTTGGCGGTGCGGCCCACCTCGGAGACGGTGATCGGCTACATGTGGTCCAAGTGGATCAAGAGCTGGCGGGACCTGCCCCAGCTCCTCAACCAGTGGGGGAACGTGGTGCGCTGGGAGCTCCGCACCCGGCCTTTCCTGCGCACCAGCGAGTTCCTTTGGCAGGAGGGGCACACCGCCCACGCCACCCGGGAGGAGGCGGAGGCGGAGGTGCGGCGGATGCTGGGGATCTACGCCAGGCTGGCCCGGGAGTACGCGGCCATCCCCGTCCTCGAGGGCCTGAAAACGGAGAAGGAGAAGTTCGCTGGGGCCGTTTACACCACCACCATTGAGGCCATGATGCGGGACGGCAAGGCCCTCCAGTCCGGCACCAGCCACTACCTGGGGGAGAACTTCGCCCGGGCCTTTGACATCAAGTTCCAGGACAAGGACCTGGAGGTCAAGTACGTGCACACCACCAGCTGGGGGCTTTCCTGGCGCTTCATCGGGGCCATCATCATGACCCATGGGGACGACCAGGGCCTTATCCTGCCTCCCCGCCTGGCCCCCATCCAGGTGGTGGTGGTGCCCATCTACCGCGAGGAGAGCCGGGAAGGGGTCCTGGAGGCCGCCCAGGAGCTCGGAAGGCGCCTCCTCCAGGCCGGCCTCAGGGTTCACCTGGACGACCGGGACCAGTACACCCCGGGGTACAAGTTCCACGAGTGGGAGCTCAAGGGGGTGCCCTACCGGGTGGAGCTGGGGCCCAAGGACCTCGAGGCGGGCGAGGCGGTGCTGGCAAGCCGCCTGGGCGGCAAGGAGCGGGTTTCCCTGGAGGCCCTTCCCCATATCCTTCCAGGGAAGCTGGACGCCTTCCACGAGGCCCTTTACGGGCGGGCCCTGGCCTTCCTGGAGGCCCACACCCGGAAGGTGGAGGACTACGGGGCCTTCAAGGAGGCGGTGCAGGAGGGCTTTGCCCTGGCCTTCCACTGCGGGGACAAGGCCTGCGAGCGCCTCATCCAGGAGGAGACCACCGCCACCACCCGCTGCGTGCCCTTTGCGGGGGAGCCGGAGGAAGGGGTTTGCGTCCGTTGCGGGAGGCCGGCGGCCTACGGCAAGCGGGTGGTCTTCGCCAAGGCCTACTGA
- a CDS encoding DEAD/DEAH box helicase encodes MEFKDFPLKAEIQEALSRRGIVAPTPIQAAALPLALEGKDLIGQARTGTGKTLAFALPIAQALEASSERGRPPRAIVLTPTRELCLQVASELAAVAPHLKVVAVYGGTGYGKQREELARGADVVVATPGRALDYLKQGVLDLSQVRIAVLDEADEMLSMGFEEEVEAILKATPQERQTLLFSATLPSWARRLAERYMRAPVVINVVREEGVTYREEALLAPSERLSLLSDLLYVKSPKRAIVFTRTKAETEEVATGLLRLGHPARAIHGDLSQADRERVMRAFRDGEVRILVATDVAARGLDIPEVDLVVHFRLPDKPETYQHRSGRTGRAGRGGEVVILYGNREKRELAELERAVGRTFKRVNPPTPEEVLEAKWHHLLARLARVPEKDYKLYLDFAGRLFAEGRVEVVAALMALLLGGAPREKSLLTGEEGWLTFKATGPRLTLPRLVALLKERGLEVGKIAQGEEGLYVDLRPQDLPRLAEVDGVRLERAKRVEALPEPPSRPRRPVRT; translated from the coding sequence ATGGAGTTCAAAGACTTTCCCCTGAAGGCTGAGATCCAAGAGGCCCTCTCCCGCCGCGGCATCGTGGCCCCCACGCCCATCCAGGCCGCGGCCTTGCCCCTGGCCCTGGAGGGCAAGGACCTCATCGGCCAGGCCCGCACGGGTACGGGCAAGACCCTGGCCTTCGCCCTGCCCATCGCCCAGGCCCTCGAGGCCTCCTCCGAGCGGGGGCGGCCCCCCAGGGCCATCGTCCTCACCCCCACCCGGGAGCTCTGCCTGCAGGTGGCCTCGGAGCTTGCCGCCGTGGCCCCCCACCTTAAGGTGGTGGCCGTCTACGGGGGCACCGGCTACGGCAAGCAGCGGGAGGAGCTCGCCCGGGGGGCGGATGTGGTGGTGGCCACCCCAGGCCGGGCCCTGGACTACCTGAAGCAAGGGGTCTTGGACCTCTCCCAGGTGCGGATCGCCGTCTTGGACGAGGCCGACGAGATGCTCTCCATGGGCTTTGAGGAGGAGGTGGAGGCCATCCTTAAGGCCACGCCCCAGGAGAGGCAGACCCTTCTCTTCTCCGCCACCCTGCCTTCCTGGGCCCGGCGCCTGGCCGAGCGCTACATGAGGGCCCCGGTGGTCATCAACGTGGTCCGGGAGGAGGGGGTAACCTACCGGGAGGAGGCCCTCCTGGCCCCAAGCGAGCGCCTTTCCCTCCTTTCCGACCTGCTCTATGTCAAGTCGCCCAAGCGGGCCATCGTCTTCACCCGCACCAAGGCGGAGACCGAGGAGGTGGCCACCGGCCTCCTCCGCCTGGGCCACCCGGCCCGGGCCATCCACGGGGACCTTTCCCAAGCGGACCGGGAACGGGTGATGCGGGCCTTCCGCGATGGGGAGGTGCGGATCCTGGTGGCCACGGACGTGGCCGCCCGGGGCTTAGACATCCCCGAGGTGGACCTGGTGGTCCACTTCCGCCTGCCCGACAAGCCGGAGACCTACCAGCACCGCTCTGGGCGTACCGGCCGGGCGGGGCGGGGGGGTGAGGTGGTCATCCTCTACGGGAACCGGGAGAAGCGGGAGCTGGCCGAGCTGGAGCGGGCCGTGGGCCGCACCTTCAAGCGGGTGAACCCGCCCACCCCGGAGGAGGTCCTGGAGGCCAAATGGCACCACCTCCTGGCCCGCTTGGCCCGGGTGCCGGAGAAGGACTACAAGCTCTACCTGGACTTCGCCGGCAGGCTTTTCGCCGAGGGCCGGGTGGAGGTGGTGGCCGCCCTCATGGCCCTCCTCCTGGGCGGGGCGCCCCGGGAGAAAAGCCTCCTCACCGGGGAGGAGGGCTGGCTCACCTTCAAGGCCACCGGGCCCCGGCTCACCCTGCCCCGCTTGGTGGCCCTGCTGAAGGAAAGGGGCCTCGAGGTGGGCAAGATCGCCCAAGGGGAGGAGGGGTTGTACGTGGACCTCCGCCCCCAGGACCTTCCCCGCCTGGCCGAGGTGGATGGGGTAAGGCTGGAGCGGGCCAAACGGGTGGAGGCCCTGCCCGAGCCTCCCTCCCGGCCCCGACGCCCGGTTCGGACCTAA
- the tkt gene encoding transketolase gives MTDTQDLEALSVNAIRFLAVDAVEKARSGHPGMPMAMAPLAYLLYREAMRHNPLDPAWPGRDRFVLSAGHGSMLLYAVLHLTGYPLPLEEIQRFRQWGSKTPGHPERGHTPGVEVTTGPLGQGLATAVGLALAERKLAAEFNRPGHTVVDHYTYVLASDGDLMEGVSGEASSLAGHWRLSKLIVFWDDNRISIDGSTDLAFSEEVLLRYRAYGWQTLRVEDANDLRALRHALRLAQMDERPSLIAVRSHIGYGSPKQDSPKAHGEPLGPEAVAATRERLGWPYSPFAIPEEVYRHMDMRAQGKAWQEAWERALEAYARAYPELYQELLRRLQGELPPLPEEPPAFEKPLATRAASGKVLDLLAPRMPELLGGSADLTPSNNTQAQGMEDFSPENPLGRYLHFGVREHAMGAILNGLNLHGGFRAYGGTFLVFSDYLRPALRLAALMDTPTVFVFTHDSIALGEDGPTHQPVEHLLSLRAMPNLWVIRPADAHETFYAWQVALRRQEGPTALVLTRQAVPLLPREKAKGALRGGYVLEDAEEPEGILLATGSEVHLALQARALLAARGRRVRVVSLPCRELFEAQPEAYRLEVLPPGLPVVAVEAGASLGWERYAQRVVGLDRFGASAPYPEVYERLGFTPERVAEALLDLLV, from the coding sequence ATGACCGATACCCAGGACCTCGAGGCCCTTTCGGTGAACGCCATCCGTTTCCTGGCCGTGGATGCGGTGGAGAAGGCCAGAAGCGGCCACCCGGGGATGCCCATGGCCATGGCCCCCCTGGCCTACCTCCTGTACCGGGAGGCCATGCGCCACAACCCCCTGGACCCCGCTTGGCCGGGCCGCGACCGGTTTGTGCTTTCCGCCGGGCACGGGTCCATGCTCCTCTATGCCGTCTTGCACCTCACCGGCTACCCCCTTCCCTTGGAGGAGATCCAGCGCTTCCGCCAATGGGGCTCCAAGACCCCTGGCCATCCCGAGCGCGGGCACACCCCGGGGGTGGAGGTGACCACGGGGCCCTTGGGCCAGGGCCTCGCCACCGCGGTGGGCCTGGCCTTGGCCGAGAGGAAGTTGGCCGCGGAGTTCAACCGCCCGGGGCACACCGTGGTGGACCACTACACCTATGTCCTGGCCTCGGACGGGGACCTGATGGAGGGGGTATCCGGGGAGGCCAGCTCCCTGGCAGGGCACTGGCGGCTTTCCAAGCTCATCGTCTTCTGGGACGACAACCGCATCTCCATTGACGGCTCCACCGACCTGGCCTTCTCCGAGGAGGTCCTCCTCCGCTACCGCGCCTACGGCTGGCAGACCCTCAGGGTGGAGGACGCCAACGACCTCCGGGCCCTGCGCCACGCCCTGAGGCTGGCCCAGATGGACGAGCGCCCCAGCCTGATCGCCGTGCGCAGCCACATCGGCTACGGCTCCCCCAAGCAGGACTCCCCCAAGGCCCACGGCGAGCCCCTGGGCCCCGAGGCCGTGGCCGCCACCCGGGAGCGCCTGGGCTGGCCTTACTCCCCCTTCGCCATCCCCGAGGAGGTCTATCGCCACATGGACATGCGGGCCCAGGGCAAGGCCTGGCAGGAAGCCTGGGAAAGGGCCCTCGAGGCCTACGCCCGGGCCTACCCCGAGCTGTACCAAGAACTCCTCCGCCGCCTTCAGGGGGAGCTTCCCCCCTTGCCCGAAGAGCCCCCAGCCTTTGAGAAGCCCCTGGCCACCCGGGCCGCCAGCGGTAAGGTCCTGGACCTTCTCGCCCCCCGCATGCCAGAACTTCTGGGGGGCAGCGCCGACCTCACCCCCTCCAACAACACCCAGGCCCAGGGCATGGAGGACTTCTCCCCGGAAAACCCCCTGGGCCGCTACCTCCACTTCGGGGTGCGGGAGCACGCCATGGGGGCCATCCTCAACGGGCTCAACCTCCACGGGGGGTTCCGCGCCTACGGGGGTACCTTTTTGGTCTTCTCCGACTACCTGCGCCCCGCCCTGCGCCTGGCCGCCCTCATGGACACCCCCACGGTCTTCGTCTTCACCCACGACTCCATCGCCTTGGGGGAGGACGGCCCCACCCATCAGCCGGTGGAGCACCTCCTCTCCCTCCGGGCCATGCCCAACCTCTGGGTCATCCGCCCGGCGGACGCCCACGAGACCTTCTACGCCTGGCAGGTGGCCCTAAGGCGGCAGGAGGGCCCCACCGCCTTGGTCCTCACCCGCCAGGCGGTGCCCCTCCTGCCCCGGGAGAAGGCCAAGGGGGCCCTCCGGGGAGGGTACGTCCTGGAGGACGCGGAGGAGCCGGAGGGCATCCTCTTGGCCACGGGGAGCGAGGTCCACCTGGCCCTCCAGGCCCGGGCCCTCCTGGCGGCAAGGGGGCGGAGGGTGCGGGTGGTGAGCCTGCCCTGCCGGGAGCTCTTTGAGGCCCAGCCCGAGGCCTACCGCCTCGAGGTCCTGCCCCCGGGGCTGCCCGTGGTGGCGGTGGAGGCGGGGGCTTCCCTGGGGTGGGAGCGGTACGCCCAGCGGGTGGTGGGCCTGGACCGCTTTGGGGCCAGCGCCCCCTACCCCGAGGTTTACGAGCGCCTGGGCTTCACCCCGGAACGGGTGGCGGAGGCCCTCCTGGACCTCCTGGTGTAG
- the glp gene encoding gephyrin-like molybdotransferase Glp, with protein MRTNLSVEEALELVLGEVRGDLEAEELPLREALGRVLAEDLASLVDHPDQDDTAIDGYACRQADTLGASPESPVRLRLIGEAPAGRPFPGRVGPGEAVAVYTGAPIPEGADAVVRVEDTRREGEGVLLFAPASPKDIRPKGDDLKRGEVYLRRGDLLTPGRLGLAAAMGHPRVRVFRRPRVGILSTGDEVVEPGEPLPFGGVYNSNAYSLLGLVLEAGGEPVLLGKVEDRPEALLERLEGAGPLDLLLTSGGVSMGAYDVVRRVLEERGEVVFWKVKQQPGGPLLLARLGGLPVLGLPGNPVSSMVTFFLYGRPFLFRLQERTDPPYASLWAKALTPFRGAKGKKVFRRGVLALGEEAVVRTTGNQSSGVLRSMAFGNALVVIPPDGEVREGERVEVIPLTFVP; from the coding sequence ATGCGCACGAACCTCAGCGTGGAAGAGGCCCTGGAGCTGGTCCTAGGGGAGGTGCGGGGGGACCTTGAGGCCGAGGAACTTCCCCTAAGGGAGGCCCTGGGCCGGGTGTTGGCCGAGGACCTCGCCTCCCTGGTGGACCACCCGGACCAGGACGACACCGCCATTGACGGCTACGCCTGCCGGCAGGCGGACACCCTGGGGGCTAGCCCCGAAAGCCCGGTGCGGCTCCGCCTCATCGGGGAGGCCCCCGCGGGCCGGCCCTTCCCCGGGCGGGTGGGGCCAGGGGAAGCGGTGGCCGTCTACACCGGGGCCCCCATCCCGGAAGGGGCGGACGCCGTGGTGCGGGTGGAGGACACGAGGCGGGAGGGGGAGGGGGTCCTCCTCTTCGCCCCCGCAAGCCCCAAGGACATCCGGCCCAAGGGGGACGACCTGAAGCGGGGGGAGGTCTACCTCCGGCGGGGGGACCTCCTCACCCCGGGGCGGCTGGGCCTGGCCGCGGCCATGGGCCACCCCCGGGTGCGGGTCTTCCGCAGGCCCCGGGTGGGCATCCTCTCCACGGGGGACGAGGTGGTGGAGCCCGGGGAGCCCCTGCCCTTTGGCGGGGTGTACAACTCCAACGCCTACAGCCTTCTGGGCCTGGTCCTCGAGGCCGGGGGGGAGCCCGTCCTCCTGGGCAAGGTGGAGGACCGCCCCGAGGCCTTGCTGGAGAGGCTGGAAGGGGCCGGGCCCCTGGACCTCCTCCTCACCTCGGGCGGGGTGTCCATGGGGGCCTACGACGTGGTGCGCCGGGTGCTGGAGGAGCGGGGGGAGGTGGTCTTCTGGAAGGTGAAGCAGCAGCCCGGGGGGCCCCTCCTCCTGGCGCGGCTGGGGGGGCTTCCTGTTCTGGGGCTTCCCGGGAACCCCGTGTCCAGCATGGTGACCTTTTTCCTTTACGGCAGGCCCTTCCTCTTCCGGCTCCAGGAGCGCACCGACCCCCCTTACGCCTCCCTCTGGGCCAAGGCCCTCACCCCCTTCCGGGGGGCTAAGGGGAAAAAGGTCTTCCGCCGGGGGGTGCTGGCCTTGGGGGAGGAGGCGGTGGTGCGCACCACGGGAAACCAAAGCAGCGGCGTCCTCCGCTCCATGGCCTTTGGCAACGCCCTGGTGGTGATCCCCCCCGACGGGGAGGTGCGGGAGGGGGAGAGGGTGGAGGTCATCCCCTTGACATTCGTGCCCTAG
- a CDS encoding 2,3-bisphosphoglycerate-independent phosphoglycerate mutase: protein MDLFPVFKELGQKGSKILLVVLDGVGGLPLEPGGPTELEAAKTPNLDRLAEKSALGLLTPVYPGLAPGSGPGHLALFGYDPFRYLVGRGALSALGLGADFREGDVALRGNFATLKEGRVEDRRAGRPSTEENARVVARLQEAIPRVEDVEVHFYTESEHRFLVILRGEGLGEKVTDTDPQRVGLPPLRAEALDPASEKTARVVNLLSERIREVLKDEPRLNGALFRGASGRPRFPSVAEVFGLRAAAIASYPMYKGLAALVGMEVLPVEGEGDAHEGKLNALREHWERYDFFYLHFKKTDAKGEDGDFWGKVKEIERFDALLPELLALEPGVLALTGDHSTPAALRGHSWHPVPLLLQAPYLRKDEARRFTEAEALRGSLGHLRGVELMPLLLAHAGRLLKYGA, encoded by the coding sequence ATGGACCTCTTTCCCGTGTTCAAGGAACTTGGGCAGAAGGGCAGCAAGATCCTCCTGGTGGTCCTGGATGGGGTAGGGGGGCTTCCCCTGGAGCCGGGCGGGCCCACAGAGCTGGAAGCCGCCAAGACCCCCAACCTGGACCGCCTGGCAGAGAAAAGCGCCCTAGGCCTTCTCACACCCGTGTACCCCGGGCTTGCCCCCGGCTCGGGCCCCGGCCACCTGGCCCTTTTCGGCTACGACCCCTTCCGCTACCTGGTGGGCCGGGGGGCCCTGAGCGCGTTGGGCCTGGGGGCGGATTTCCGCGAAGGGGATGTGGCCCTAAGGGGGAACTTCGCCACCCTGAAGGAGGGAAGGGTGGAGGACCGGCGGGCAGGCCGCCCCAGCACGGAGGAAAACGCCCGGGTGGTGGCCCGGCTCCAAGAGGCCATCCCCCGGGTGGAGGACGTGGAGGTCCACTTCTACACGGAAAGCGAGCACCGCTTTCTCGTCATCCTGCGGGGAGAGGGGTTGGGAGAGAAGGTCACGGACACCGATCCCCAGCGGGTGGGGCTTCCCCCCCTAAGGGCCGAGGCCCTGGACCCCGCCTCAGAGAAGACGGCCCGCGTGGTCAACCTCCTCTCGGAGCGCATCCGGGAGGTCCTAAAGGACGAGCCCCGGCTGAACGGGGCCCTCTTCCGGGGCGCCTCTGGGCGGCCCCGCTTCCCCAGCGTGGCCGAGGTCTTTGGCCTAAGGGCCGCCGCCATCGCCAGCTACCCCATGTACAAGGGCCTGGCCGCCCTGGTGGGGATGGAGGTCCTGCCCGTGGAAGGCGAGGGGGACGCCCACGAGGGGAAGCTCAACGCCCTGCGGGAACACTGGGAGCGGTACGATTTCTTCTACCTGCACTTCAAAAAGACGGACGCCAAGGGGGAGGATGGGGACTTCTGGGGCAAGGTGAAGGAGATTGAGCGCTTTGACGCCCTTCTGCCCGAGCTTTTGGCCCTGGAACCCGGGGTCTTGGCCCTCACCGGGGACCACTCCACCCCGGCGGCCCTTAGGGGGCACTCCTGGCACCCCGTCCCCCTCCTCCTCCAGGCCCCCTACCTGCGGAAAGACGAGGCCCGGCGCTTCACCGAGGCCGAGGCCCTAAGGGGAAGCCTCGGCCATCTGCGGGGCGTGGAACTCATGCCCCTGCTCCTGGCCCACGCGGGGAGGCTTCTCAAGTACGGGGCCTAG
- the nth gene encoding endonuclease III: MEEAPERKRARALAILEALKAAYPGARTELRHENPFQLLVATVLSAQATDKSVNEATPALFARFPTPEALAAASPEAVEPYIRRIGLYKTKAKNLVALARRLVAEHGGEVPRDKKALMALPGVGWKTATVVLGAAFGVPGIAVDTHVARVSRRLGLSLAKRPEQVGAELEALFPKEDWVFLHHALVLHGRYVCTARKPRCRDCPLAPSCPSRQEA; the protein is encoded by the coding sequence ATGGAGGAGGCACCTGAGCGGAAAAGGGCCCGCGCCCTGGCCATCCTGGAGGCCCTGAAGGCCGCTTACCCGGGAGCCAGAACGGAGCTCCGCCACGAAAACCCCTTCCAGCTCCTGGTGGCCACGGTCCTCTCGGCCCAGGCCACGGACAAGAGCGTGAACGAGGCCACCCCGGCCCTTTTCGCCCGCTTCCCCACCCCAGAGGCTCTGGCGGCGGCCAGTCCCGAGGCGGTGGAGCCCTACATCCGGCGCATCGGGCTTTACAAGACCAAGGCCAAGAACCTGGTGGCCCTGGCGCGGAGGCTCGTGGCGGAACACGGGGGGGAAGTACCCCGGGACAAGAAGGCCCTTATGGCCCTGCCCGGGGTAGGGTGGAAGACGGCCACCGTGGTCCTGGGGGCGGCCTTTGGCGTGCCCGGCATCGCCGTGGACACCCACGTGGCCCGGGTGAGCCGGAGGCTTGGCCTCTCCCTGGCCAAGAGGCCGGAACAGGTGGGGGCGGAGCTGGAAGCCCTCTTCCCCAAGGAGGACTGGGTCTTCCTCCACCACGCCCTGGTGCTCCACGGGCGCTACGTCTGCACGGCCCGAAAGCCCCGCTGCCGGGACTGCCCCCTGGCCCCTTCCTGCCCAAGCCGCCAGGAAGCCTAA